The Thermothielavioides terrestris NRRL 8126 chromosome 2, complete sequence genome includes a region encoding these proteins:
- a CDS encoding glycosyltransferase family 22 protein (CAZy_ID 269737) yields the protein MAPKAAPASASGKNKREFVHPSAKHARKKAIKNAFAIEPISAFYMFLAANLVAALFSPIQDCDETFNYWEPTHYLSHGYGLQTWEYSPDYAIRSWLYIAIHAIGVNIRRLLPHPSKTAEFYFLRYLLAFACALCQTLMWRAICLALNPRVGLFFILALVFSPGNFHASTAFLPSSFAMYMAMLGAAAFVNWRGGIKTSQGMFWFALGGVLGWPFAIALCAPFVAEEIFFAMLSDKERFFESFIRLSRGVVATVLLVAFDTAVNTFFYRKVEVVSWNIVKYNIFSKTGGPDLYGTEPWTFYFKNLLLNFNVWFILALLSLPLFILQKFVSRRTTGETFQSGLRTLVFLSPFYMWLAIFSLQPHKEERFMYPAYPFLALNAALALHTLLAFLGNADPRTLVGRIPAKAKLAVVALGLLFSIDLGLARIWGLYTGYHAPLSVYAPLASEVGGPGDTVCLGKDWHRFPSSFFLPRGMHAKFVRSEFRGLLPGEFSEARTGFGFWSGTWLPTIGLNDRNEEDPGKYVDLRACVFLVDTQFPERGADEPLPPNEPDYARDVQRWEEVKCVPFLDAERTHFLARVLWMPDLAIVPERLRRRWGRHCLLKQKR from the exons ATGGCGCCCAAAGCCGCGCCCGCCAGTGCATCAGGGAAGAACAAGAGGGAATTCGTCCATCCATCGGCCAAGCATGCGAGGAAGAA GGCAATCAAGAATGCTTTCGCCATTGAGCCAATCTCTGCCTTCTACATGTTTCTGGCCGCCAACCTCGTTGCCGCCCTCTTTTCTCCGATCCAAGACTGCGACGAGACGTTCAACTACTGGGAGCCAACCCACTACCTCAGCCATGGCTACGGTCTGCAGACGTGGGAGTACTCGCCCGACTACGCCATCCGCAGCTGGCTGTACATTGCCATCCACGCCATCGGCGTCAACAtccgccggctgctgccgcacCCGTCCAAGACCGCCGAGTTCTACTTCCTCCGCTACCTGCTCGCTTTCGCCTGCGCTCTGTGCCAGACGCTCATGTGGCGCGCCATATGCCTGGCCTTGAACCCGCGTGTTGGGCTCTTCTTCATCCTCGCGCTGGTCTTCAGCCCAGGTAACTTCCACGCCAGCACCGCCTTCCTCCCGTCCAGCTTCGCCATGTACATGGCTATGCTCGGAGCGGCGGCTTTCGTGAACTGGCGTGGCGGGATCAAGACGTCGCAGGGTATGTTTTGGTTCGCTCTGGGCGGCGTTCTTGGCTGGCCTTTTGCCATTGCGTTGTGCGCCCCCTTTGTGGCCGAGGAAATCTTCTTCGCGATGCTGAGCGACAAGGAGCGCTTCTTCGAATCGTTCATCCGCCTTAGCCGCGGTGTCGTAGCAACGGTGCTCTTAGTT GCTTTCGACACTGCCGTCAACACCTTCTTTTACAGAAAGGTCGAGGTCGTGTCCTGGAACATCGTCAAGTACAACATCTTCTCGAAGACCGGCGGCCCAGATCTGTACGGCACGGAACCGTGGACATTCTATTTCAAGAATCTCCTGCTGAACTTCAATGTTTGGTTCATCCTCGCCTTGCTTTCCCTTCCGCTCTTCATCCTCCAGAAGTTCGTCTCCCGCCGAACCACGGGCGAGACCTTCCAATCCGGCCTGCGCACGCTCGTCTTCCTGTCGCCCTTTTACATGTGGCTGGCCATCTTCTCTCTGCAGCCGCACAAGGAAGAGCGGTTCATGTACCCGGCGTACCCCTTCCTGGCCCTCaacgccgcgctggcgctgcacaccctgctcgccttcctcggcaACGCCGACCCCCGGACCCTGGTCGGCCGCATCCCCGCCAAAGCAAAACTCGCCGTCGTGGCCCTCGGTCTCCTCTTCTccatcgacctcggcctcgcaCGCATCTGGGGCCTCTACACGGGCTACCACGCGCCGCTGTCCGTCTACGCGCCGCTCGCCAGCGAGgtcggcgggccgggcgaCACGGTCTGCCTCGGCAAGGACTGGCACCGCTTCCCCTCGTCGTTCTTCCTGCCCCGCGGCATGCACGCCAAGTTCGTGCGCTCCGAGTTccgcggcctgctgcccgGCGAGTTCTCCGAGGCCCGCACCGGCTTCGGCTTCTGGAGCGGCACCTGGCTGCCCACCATCGGGCTGAACGACCGCAACGAGGAGGACCCGGGCAAGTACGTGGACCTGCGGGCCTGCGTGTTCTTGGTCGACACGCAGTTCCCCGAGCGCGGCGCGgacgagccgctgccgccgaacGAGCCGGACTATGCCAGGGACGTGCAGCGGTGGGAGGAGGTCAAGTGCGTGCCGTTCCTGGATGCAGAGAGGACGCACTTCCTGGCGAGGGTGCTCTGGATGCCGGACTTGGCGATCGTGCCGGAGCGGCTGAGGAGGCGGTGGGGTAGGCATTGCTTGTTGAAGCAGAAAAGGTGA
- a CDS encoding uncharacterized protein (Contains conserved domain SH3_1[pfam00018], SH3 (Src homology 3) domain.): MPGKTGDLGFHYRQSKESPNSRECAPAHPTQPTMAAREVEGLLVGERSTGNSPRIVVAKRDTTSTIYPPEVVPTMTSSMTFTSLALAPTLSTRSTTTTLQTSTETPTSTAVRPTATSEPSEGESDSGELSGTAKAGIVIGALAGLLVLFVLLYLVFSARKRKLERRRQQIEDDEKINGPFADSAAIRPAPNKAPRLSLRPVTQFFPNFNSQSQAERRASRGIDLTLNPVSSTTTSQLNRPTGGSAWERPTVRSTMASPNLDNNRPGTSGSLYPTANPFHDNQRIPDEPVSPISSMGSFDLGGVGRATTTNAPPEPVSPIGGDDDDEQHQIGVASSSGPAASSLTRKTSMRKDAPKPLDLTKPPSPLYAVPPSPAGTEYSMHSMAPGQSPGPSASAAAIAAAGGPAHSTVHRVQLDFKPTLDDEMELRAGQLVRLLHEYDDGWALCIRLDRSEQGVVPRTCLSTRPVKPRAPPQQQQQAGAGPRGGYGRPRSPNGGGRRGPSPGPSSGGPGGYQGGNVGPAPGQAY; encoded by the exons ATGCCCGGGAAAACTGGGGATCTGGGATTCCATTATCGACAGAGCAAAGAATCGCCGAACAGCAGAGAGTGCGCTCCGGCGCACCCAACACAACCGACCATGGCGGCGAGGGAAGTCGAAGGGCTGCTGGTGGGCGAAAGGTCCACGGGCAACTCGCCGAGGATAGTTGTGGCCAAGAGGGATACCACGTCGACGATTTATCCGCCTGAGGTCGTCCCCACCATGACGAGCTCCATGACGTTCACCTCGCTTGCGCTCGCCCCGACATTatcgacgagatcgacgacgacaacccTCCAGACTTCAACGGAGACGCCAACAAGCACAGCAGTGCGACCTACGGCCACTTCGGAGCCGAGCGAAGGCGAGAGCGACAGCGGGGAGCTGAGCGGAACGGCGAAGGCCGGTATCGTGATTGGTGCGCTGGCGGGTCTCCTGGTGCTCTTCGTGTTGCTGTACTTGGTCTTCAGCGCCCGGAAGAGGAAGCTCGAGAGGCGCAGACAGCAGATCGAGGATGACGAGAAGATCAACGGCCCGTTcgccgacagcgccgccatccgACCGGCGCCAAACAAAGCGCCGCGGCTCAGCCTACGGCCCGTCACGCAGTTTTTCCCCAACTTCAACTCTCAGTCTCAGGCGGAGAGGAGAGCCAGCCGCGGCATCGACTTGACGCTGAACCCGGTCTCCAGCACCACAACCTCACAGCTGAACCGTCCGACGGGAGGCAGCGCCTGGGAGCGCCCGACAGTCCGCTCGACCATGGCCAGCCCCAACCTCGACAACAACCGGCCGGGCACAAGCGGAAGCCTGTACCCGACCGCCAACCCCTTCCACGATAACCAGCGCATCCCCGACGAACCCGTCAGCCCCATCAGCTCCATGGGCTCCTTCGAtctgggcggcgtcggccgcgccaCCACGACCAACGCACCGCCCGAGCCGGTCTCTCCaatcggcggcgacgacgacgacgagcagcaCCAGATCGGTGTCGCCTCGAGCAGCGGGCCCGCGGCCTCTAGTCTGACGCGCAAAACCTCCATGCGCAAGGACGCCCCCAAGCCGCTTGACCTGACcaagccgccgtcgccgttgtACGCCGTGCCTCCCAGCCCCGCCGGCACCGAGTACTCGATGCACTCCATGGCCCCGGGCCAGTCGCCGGGGCcctccgccagcgcggccgccatcgccgcggccggcggccccgcCCACTCGACCGTCCACCGGGTCCAGCTCGACTTCAAGCCGACCTTGGACGACGAAATggagctgcgcgccggccagctcgtccgTCTCCTCCACGAGTACGATGACGGCTGG GCCCTCTGCATCCGCCTCGACCGCTCCGAGCAAGGCGTCGTCCCGCGCACCTGCCTCTCCACCCGCCCCGTGAAGCCCCGCGCCccaccgcagcagcagcagcaggccggcgccgggccgcgcggcggctATGGACGGCCGCGGAGCCCGAACGGCGGCGGGAGAAGGGGTCCGAGTCCCGGTCCGAGTTCCGGCGGCCCGGGGGGTTATCAGGGCGGGAACGTGGGCCCTGCGCCGGGGCAGGCTTATTGA